The Equus asinus isolate D_3611 breed Donkey chromosome 25, EquAss-T2T_v2, whole genome shotgun sequence genomic sequence GAGGATCAGACCCGGAGGAAGTGGGTTTAGGGACCGAAAGCCGATCTTGGTGTTGGGAGGGATCGCATCACGTGGCAGGCGCGATTGGAGAGGGTCCGCAGGTATCCTGATCGAAAAGATTGGGAAAAGGCAGGAGGTCTCTTTGAGCGCGGTTCCTACAGGGTCACTAGTTGGGTTCGAGTGCCGGAGATTTACGGCTTGCTGGTGTCGTGACCGCAGAGATAGGCTCGCTGCGAGGTCAGATTGGGTACAGACCAGGCGAGCAACCAGGCTGGGGGAAGGTGTCAAGTCAGGTAATTTACTCTAAactcaggaaagaaagaacagagccCGCGTCGGCTAAGAGCTGCTCTGCGGAGGTCAGAGAGGCCGTCCAGGTTCTTAATggaggggaggaggcgggggaGATGACTTTCTCTGTTGTCTTTGAGACAGGTAATattggggagagaggggagagataTTATCCCTGACAGTACACCCCAGTCTCCGAGTCCTTTTCCTAATCCTCAGATTCTGGTTTCAAACTCCCTCGCTTTGCTCTTCAGTTGCAGGTTCGGATCTTTGGGTACTCCGGGAGCTGCTCTCCAGTCCCTGCTTCTGAATCTATGGATTCTCCATCTAGCGTTTCTTCCTATTCTTCctactctctctcttcctctttttccaccTCCCCAGTGAACAGTGACTTTGGCTTCCCCTCTGATAGTGAGGGGGAGGACAAGGGGACCCTTGGCCCCAACCTAGGCACTGTCGGGCAGAGGCCAGGTGCTCGGCCCAGCCCTGGTCCTATCCGCTGCAGGCAACGACCCAAGGTTTCCAGTAACCAACATACAGCATCTCACTCGGAACAGCAGGGATTGGCTTCTCCCATGGCAGGATCTGGGGTCAAAAGACCAAGAGATGGTGAATTGGAGACCAGTCTAAACATCCAAGGTTATACCACAGAAGGAGATCTGCTGTTTGCTCAGAAGGTAAGAGAAAGCAGGTGAAAGGAGACACTACTGGAGTGGCTTAGCGCCCAGCTGTTTGGTAAGGGCCTTATGAGGTAAGGCCCCTATGAGGATAGTATTGGCTCCCAGATCTGGAGGTGGAGGAAGACTGAGTCCTGGTGTGGGCAGTTCTTAGCCTCCTTAGCCTTTGTCCTGTTTTTCTGCAGTGCAGAGAACTCCAAGGATTCATACGTCCTCTCACAGATCTACTGAATGGGCTCAAGATGGGTCGCTTTGAGAGAGGTAATTATCTGATTAGCTGCATTCATTTGGTCTAggttcatctttctctctcttaatgttttaaatgtcTGTTTCTCTTAAATCTTTGTTTGGGGCctggattattctttttttgcttctgTGACTTAATTTCTTTAAGTGAATCAATTTTAAGCCCCTTCTGTCCTTCCTTTACCTGACTAAATTCTTGAATCTCAATCCttgatctctctgtctctccctgacCCCAGGATTGAGCAGTTTCCAGCAGAGTGTGGCAATGGACAGGATCCAGCGTATCGTAGGTGTTCTGCAGAAGCCACAGATGGGGTAAGTCCCCCCTGGTTCTTTCCTAAGTActtcataaaaaaggaaatatctcCAGTCctgttttgttgctttttttacacttaacagcttaaaaaaaaatgtccttttttaCAGGGAGCGTTATCTAGGGACCCTGCTACAGGTAGAAGGGATGTTAAAGACTTGGTTTCCTCATATAGCTGCCCAGAAGTCATCATTGGGTAGTAGCAGGCACCAGCTGACCAAGGTAAGAACTTATAAACCTGAGGAAGAGGTGGGAAAACAGCCAAGGAAATGAAGTGTATATGCAGAAATGGGctccctcttccattttcttctgggtcttttcttcttttcaacaaGTTTTTTTCAGGGAAGGGAACGCCTAATCTTCCTTCATTGTGTtgattcctagatgttttttattccattttgtttggGTCATTGTGAAGAACTCCTTGAAGTTTAGCCCTCTCCCTCATGTTGCAGCTTAGCTGCTTTCTGCATAAATACAGAAGGCTTCTTACCTGGCCAAATGAGTCATGCAGGAAGATTCCTCAGCTTCTCTCTACAAATCCTTTCTCCTCTGCTGCCTCTAAAaccctttccctctccctctttttaCTCCTGCTCGAGGATCCTTGTACCAAACCCTCTTGGAAGCCTGGGTTTCAAGGACTGGTCATAAGAGGTACATcaccaggaggggaggagggcactCGTGGGGCACCCAGAGACGGAGTGTTGGATAGATTCTTACACCTAGTGTGGAAGTGACCTATCTTCTGTGCCTTCAAATAACAGGGTATTTAGGGGGCACTCAAATGATGGGGAGGGGAAAGTCTCCTGAAGATAAAGGATAGTCCTTGTTTTCAACTACCAAAATTATTATTGCTGTGGgaataattgatttaaaaataagcaggAGGATGTTGCCTGCATATTAATTTATACTTCTTAAGCAACTCAACATaggaaattagaatttaaaatacagaaattgaGAAATGATGATTCCAATTAAAAATAGACtgttaaaaaagaagtaaatgatgattgcaattaaaaatagacttttaaaaaagaagttctaaaataaattacaaattataaattcattttaaccTGTGGAACTGTTTATTTTGTATACGTCTGGATATCTAGTGCCTAACATAGTGTGTGgtacatagtaggccctcaagtacttgttaaataaatgaaagtataaTTTGATCACTCAAACTTTTCGTTAATCATAGTCTAGCAGGAAATTATCTGTTGCATAAAACAAGGTATATTTGTATTGCAGAGTTCCCAAGGAAAACAAAGCTTTAAGCAACCAGCTGGAGTTAATCTGAAAGCTTTCTTATAtaattgtttcctcttttctccccctccctAGCATTTTCCAAGCCACCAAGGTTATCCAACTGCTTCTTCTCCTGCACCTCCCAAGGAAAAGATGGACAAGACACGGCTAGGACATCTAGTATTGAAACCAAAGCAGCCTTGGCACCTCCCTCAATGGCCAGCTATGAACCTCACTTGGATCCACACCACTCCAATTTGCAACCCCCCTCTAAGTTCCCCAGGTACTATCTCCTTTAGCCATAGTCCTTTAGGCACTGGAACCAGCATTGGAGTCATCCTTTTCCTCCAGCATGGAGTGCAGCCCTTCACCCACTCTGCCCCAACCACTCCAGTCCTACCTACTACTGCAACTCCTGTCATCCCTGGTGATCCTAAGAAACTATCTGGAGAGGGACTTCGTTGCCACAGTTTGCCAGTAACTCCATCAGACTGGAGCTGTACCTTGTCTTCTCCTGGTCTACCCACCATGACCAGAGAGATGAATGTAAGACACCTAGAGCAGATGAGAAGCCTTCCTCCAATTGCTCCTGATGTCCGTCCTCTCAAGCCCTAATCCAGGACTTGAGACTATGGTTTATAATTTGTGTGAATGTATGtctacttatatatatattttaatgtgtgCATTTGTGTTGAAGGAAGATAAATCCTTTCTgattaaagaaattttatacCTAAACAGTTTGCTGATTGGGGGAAATTGAAACCTTCTGTTTAAAATACCAATATTTATCTTCTGAGgtgcaaaaaagaagaaagggggatGGGAACACTTGTGAACATTAGCTCCACCAAGTTAGAAGTCTGGATTGGACAATATAAGTCCtgtgggagaggaaaaggaactcTCTGCTGCTGTCCTAGGGAACACCCTTGGGACAGTTACAGGGTTCAGAGttgggtttgttttttcattcaggCTCAGAGACTAGTACCTTTCCCTTTGTGTCTCTTGCTCTTGTAATCTTCCAGCTGGCCCAGACTAGCAGGTTCTTCTGCTCTGGGCTAGCTCTTTGCTTTGATGGGAGCTATTGATGCTTGTGGATAAATGCATATGTAATCTACTGCTGCCTGAAAAGGGACACAAGAACCAGAAAAGACACTGTGGTTGCTAGTTTTGAAGAGGAAGGGGCACCCTAGAACTGTCAGAATGGGGAATCCCCTCAGACCCTGGGCGTCATCCTTATTCAAAAAGCTGCAGCTGCTAAATGTATGCTAGACTAAGGAAAACTACCCAGTGTTATCAGGAGGCAAAAATGAAGTCTGTGAATTTACCTACATCTACCCTTCTCCGTATATTACTCTGATTTGTCCCAGTTTCCAAAAGAACAATGTCCTCTTCCATCCTAAGCCTTTGCAGTGTACCAAACTACTTAGTCATTTTAGTTATTGCTTATCGGCTCTTTAGCATGTTTCTCATACTAGTGATACATCTTTCCCCTATTTCTCAAGTTCTCGGTTTTCAGTGAATAATTGTCTCCTTTTATGTCAGAGAACATGAC encodes the following:
- the CIART gene encoding circadian-associated transcriptional repressor isoform X1 — translated: MDSPSSVSSYSSYSLSSSFSTSPVNSDFGFPSDSEGEDKGTLGPNLGTVGQRPGARPSPGPIRCRQRPKVSSNQHTASHSEQQGLASPMAGSGVKRPRDGELETSLNIQGYTTEGDLLFAQKCRELQGFIRPLTDLLNGLKMGRFERGLSSFQQSVAMDRIQRIVGVLQKPQMGERYLGTLLQVEGMLKTWFPHIAAQKSSLGSSRHQLTKHFPSHQGYPTASSPAPPKEKMDKTRLGHLVLKPKQPWHLPQWPAMNLTWIHTTPICNPPLSSPGTISFSHSPLGTGTSIGVILFLQHGVQPFTHSAPTTPVLPTTATPVIPGDPKKLSGEGLRCHSLPVTPSDWSCTLSSPGLPTMTREMNVRHLEQMRSLPPIAPDVRPLKP
- the CIART gene encoding circadian-associated transcriptional repressor isoform X2 codes for the protein MDSPSSVSSYSSYSLSSSFSTSPVNSDFGFPSDSEGEDKGTLGPNLGTVGQRPGARPSPGPIRCRQRPKVSSNQHTASHSEQQGLASPMAGSGVKRPRDGELETSLNIQGYTTEGDLLFAQKCRELQGFIRPLTDLLNGLKMGRFERGLSSFQQSVAMDRIQRIVGVLQKPQMGERYLGTLLQVEGMLKTWFPHIAAQKSSLGSSRHQLTKDPCTKPSWKPGFQGLVIRAFSKPPRLSNCFFSCTSQGKDGQDTARTSSIETKAALAPPSMASYEPHLDPHHSNLQPPSKFPRYYLL
- the CIART gene encoding circadian-associated transcriptional repressor isoform X3, coding for MAGSGVKRPRDGELETSLNIQGYTTEGDLLFAQKCRELQGFIRPLTDLLNGLKMGRFERGLSSFQQSVAMDRIQRIVGVLQKPQMGERYLGTLLQVEGMLKTWFPHIAAQKSSLGSSRHQLTKHFPSHQGYPTASSPAPPKEKMDKTRLGHLVLKPKQPWHLPQWPAMNLTWIHTTPICNPPLSSPGTISFSHSPLGTGTSIGVILFLQHGVQPFTHSAPTTPVLPTTATPVIPGDPKKLSGEGLRCHSLPVTPSDWSCTLSSPGLPTMTREMNVRHLEQMRSLPPIAPDVRPLKP